The sequence TATGACataatgctttttttttttttgaacagcATATGACATAATGTTAAATGGCTCAAAGAGGACAGACAAGATCTGCTGCAAAATTTCCAGGAGATTTCATAAGCTAACACACAACCCTCTCCAAGAGGGTCAAAGACCAagtataaataattcaaattgtAGAGGAACTAAGATCTATGAAATGAAGCTACTTGCAAAGGAGTCTAAAAACCAAAGAGACCACTGGTTTCTTTCGCTGGAAATGCCCGAAACTCAGAGAGCTCAGCGTGTCTCCCAATCCTTCAGTTTCTTGCTTCCTTTAGGTTTTGCTATCGGTGGATTCATTCCAGccatttttttattatactTGGTCCGAAGAGCATCATTGTAGGTCCACCTGAgttttttatgatatttttttttacaagaaaCAATAATCATCAAAACAAGTTTTTTCCTTCAAAAATGCAAGATCTCAACATTTGTGAAAATAACGTGCAGAGAAAAGTCTATAGTAATTTAACTTCACCACTcacataataatttttttaactacCAGGTACATTTAACTACATCAAATCCTTCAACCACACAATATTACTAAGGATGCTATGTTTTTGCTTCCGAAAGTACACAAAGCAAACAAACATTTTCGGTTCCACAACATATTGCATGTTAGTGTGATCAATACATCTGCTTACAAGCCATTTCCCACAGCATAGAAAATGAAATGGCAACAATCAAGAATCATTTATGTAAAttgttgaaattttagtttGGGGTAACCATAAGTTAATGAGAGAAGCAGAAGACATACCTTCTATACTACAAAATATAAGAGGGAAAAATaatacatacacacacaaacCCATACTATAGCTTCTtattaatttgaatttcaaaaataacaaAGCTTTTTACTAGTTGGCAAATCCTATTTGTAATGACACAAATTCAACAACTTTCCATGTTCTGAAAGATTTTTGGTACGTCCGAAAGATCTTCAACAATCAAACCTTGATATTAAGCTTATAAACTGCAACTCGATTTCACAAAGCACAAACAGAGCCTTATGTAGCACATAAACATTTATGATTGGTAGTGCTCAAGTTTATTTGTACCCAATTTGAAAAGGCATCTTGTCACTAGAAGACTAATCCTGTTCTAACCGTATAACAGAACTAATCCACAAAAGGAGTCAGATGGTAAACAACGAATCACACAAGTTTTCCACACATCGGACTGAATCTTTGACAGTAAGGTAAGAATAGGTAAGAATAGGTAGGGGtggcaaattttatataaatcccGACCCGTCCCGATTCCCAACCCGATCCCGTCCCGAAATTTTCCCGACCCGAGTGGTCGGGATCGGGATAGGCTACTcttcccgacccgacccgacccgacccgaatataaaaataatatttttttaataatattttttaattaaaaaaataatttttttaaaaaattttatgttttaatattaatgtttttataattatataccatataatttttttatatttatcttttttaatattaaattgagttataaatttttattttgttttttattattatgaataattatatattttttattaattaagtagttgtttaagtttatttgtaatgtactaaaaaaatgttttagttttttaatggttatatataaagaaattttaatttatttgtaatttattaaaaaattgtttgatttttttcataattttttttaaaaaaatattttcatagattttttttaaaaaaatattattcgggattaccctctcccgactcgacgggatcccgaatgtgttcgggatcccgaacattcgggtcccAAAATTTTTTGGGTGCGGGatcgagagaaaaaaaaaatctcaattcctatcgggacgggaatcgggtaagggggttacgggacgggtcccgacccgattcCATCCCTAAGAATAGGCACTCAAATTAAGAAGTCACAATTCTTATTTTAAGCCATATACGtaattactaaaaaaattaatgccTTGTATGCATTAGCAACGCTAGACTGTTAGACCTTAGTTTATACCAACTTGATATGTCAACTAAAGTTACTGGATCACCAAAAAAATCTACGTTCTAGAGTATTTTCATGAATTATAAGGAACTCAATTATGACTACAACTACCCATGACAGCTAATCCTGAATGCTGTTAAAATATCACTATTATGAATTACCTAACAAATAGTTTGAGAACATTCAAAACCAAATGGGATGCTATGCAAGAATAAGTACTTACGGATTATTCCAATCAGTAGTGTCCTCGTTTACAAGATGAGTCCATTTCGTCCTTCCACTGCGACCAAAGTGCTTAACCTGCATGACTTTAGGCAATATGGTCTTGTTCATCTTGTCCTCTCCAGTCGGAGCAGAGAAATCACGGGTATAAATATCGCTGCTGCCACTGGTTCCACCAACATCGTCAGGGTCCGCTTGAAAGAATGCTCCTTTGTGGTAGTATTTTTGCATGAACCTCCATTTTTGTTTTGGCGCTCCAGAAGGTTTTGGATTCTTCCGCTCCCACTCTCTCCTCTCCTCCTCTGTCATGTTTCTCACCTTTTCAATCTCCTCCTTCTCCTTCAACATTGCCTCTCTAATGTCCCTATCCCTCTTTATTCTCGCAATCTCCCTAGCTTTCCAAGCCTCATATTCTTCTGCCTCATTCACATCATCATCAGTATCCACATCAGCAATATTGGCCTCTGAATCCATATTCCTCTGAATCTCCTGATCCTCCCTAATTTTTTCTATCACGATCTCCTTTGTTTCCCTTTTCCTCTCCTCTATCCTCTTCTTCACTGCTTCCTCTAGTGCCCGTTCTTCAGCCTCGAGCCTCTCACGCTCTGCAATTGTATCCCTTTCAGATTTTGGGACAAATACAGGTTTTACCATAGCAATACCCATCATCTCCTCTTCCGAATCCGTCTCGTATTCAgactcctcctcctcctcctcttcctccacttcttcctcctcctcctcaGGCAAGAGGGCTGCTTCCTCTTGTTGCCTCAACAACAGCTTCTCCCTAATCCTCCTCCTCCTCTCCTCCAACGCATCCTCATCCTCATCCTCCATATCCAACCGTTCTTGCCTCCTGTTCTCCTCCTCTACCGTCGAAACGATCTCTGCCTGCCTTATCCGCCTATGATCTTCCCTCACTTCGTCACGATTATCGAACCTACTCTCAGCCAAACGTCGCAACCTAGGATCATCCTTTCGCACGATAGCTGCACCCTCATGACTCGGAAAAGCCCTCTCGAGGGCAGCAGCTTTTCCCGTTCGAATATCCCCCTCTTCATCATTGTCATCTGCCCACTCTGGAGCTTTTCCAGGCCAGTATCGTTTCACCTTAGTCTGCCCAATTTTCCCCCTAAGTTTGTCCCTAATTGCAATTACAGTATCGCTGACCCCCGCCGTCACAGACATGGCAacagaatatatatataaaaaaaaaaaacccttttTGCAATAAAATCCCTTCCAAAAATCACAGAAATTCGATAAAATTGAAAACCTGAACCAAACAGAAAACAAGTGATGCAATCAATTAAAAATGTCGGAACAAATACCCTTAAAGATTCAAAGAGAAAATCGCCCCATAAAACCCAAATCAGTATGACCAATACGAAGCATAATCGGATTCGAATTACTCACCTCGCAATGGAACGAGATTCGACGGAGAACACAGGCCACAGTGGCCGgaaatcttctgcgtgcagagCAGAAAAAAAGCTGCTGGCACAGTCGGATTTGCTCTAGCACCCTAATTCACCATCCCACAGCACCCTTAAATTTACGTAAATTAGACAACCACCCACGGTTAATTCCCAATTCCagcataaaattattattattattattattattattattcgagaaaattgcttttttagtcctgtatgtttgtcattttgcgattttggtcctctacatttttcagatttcagttttagtccgttatctttattttttttggcaattttagtcctttttatGATGTGtcgctgatgtggcaccaatgcagtgctgacgtggagctgacgtgtatagtgcaACGTAAGaaatttcgaataaaaaggactgaaattgtcaaaaataaaaaatgcaggactaaaactgaaatatgaaaacatataaGACCAAAATACCAAACTGACAAACATAAAAGACGAAAATTGCAGTTTTACATAGGTTTTTTTtcattcaaattaaaaaaatttattgaaaatcaaattatttacacactttttattttaactatatttaattcattaacctttcaaaaaaaatatttaattcattaaaaaatatttacacAATTTTCAAGACATTTTTAAATATAGTTACAAGTCAAAGCCCAATAGCTAAAAATTCTAGCTTCTAAAAAacacatttttaaaataatttttgtaaTAATGCGTACAAAACAATTTTTATAAAAgctttttctaaaaaaatatttaaaaaatgattttatttcgCTGGCTTCTCACTCCTGCCTCCAGCAAGACAAGGACGCCAAAAAGCCGTATAATGGAAGAGCGCTTACATGTTTTGACTTTTTCACTTTCATTTTTAAATTCAGCTTGCTCCCGTTAAGAAGAAAACGAGTTTTAAAGTTGAATCATGGTAAACCTACCTGGAAGTATTTTTCAGGATTAAGAGAGTATTTGTAGGAGTTTTTAGGAAACACTTCCTGGATTTTATATGAGTGAAAGTGCTCATATATAACATTTTAACAATTTTAGTGATTCATCGTTTCGTTAAGGTTTGACCATTTTTCCTCAACTGATTATGCCGACCAATGCTTTTCTTTATCCTAATTGTGTTTTGTGACAGATATGCTTCGAATAAAGGTGTTCATGGTTCTCATAATTTTTacttcatttcaaacttctaatttttatttttttatgcttCTATTTTGTAATATCTTCATTCCAAATTTGGATATATGGTTGGTAACTATTATTCCGATTAAATGTTGACTTATTGATTGTAAATTTAATATGCAAATATGGCAAAAAGAACTATAAAATTATGTCGTTGAAGTATATAATATGAGCACAtttcaaacttaaataattttttaactttattttctttatatgcatataatgtGATATATAGATtgcaaatattttatatttaaattacttGAAAGTCGTATTATACTCTAATTAATGAGGTGTAAAATCATATTGATGAACTATAACTACTTAATTAATGTTCATGCAATGCATTATAAAAGTTATATATGTGCATTTGTAGCttgtttaaattatatatatgtatatatattgttaGAGATAAGTAATAATTTCTCCAACGATGAAATCAATCAATACGCGACACTTAACTTGTATTGTCATGCGattttaaaaattgaatttaCACTATTACCGCTAACTATATCTTTTAACTTTTTTGGCATAAAACATCATATACTAATTTATGAAGGGACTTCACCTTTTTCAAAATCAGTAAACATATACAAGTACATGTTAAGcttttatgtttttttgtttgtttttattaaatttttttttgtttgggtTCGTTGTTGTTGTTGGGCGCGCATGTTTAAAAATCCAATGGTTTAATATTTATGGACCCAGAATTGATGTGGAGTTTTTCAAATTTCACGGATCAAACTAGTTAGGAAAATTATATGGCAAAAAACATCAGTAAACTCTACGAATTTAATTAAGATTACTTGTCACACTAACATGATCAAACGTTTCAAAAAAAGCTATTAAGTAAACTGTAAACTCATGATtcattaaggtagtgtttgagatttCTTCTAAAAAGAACATTTGAGTTTTTCATTCATAAAATTTATGAGACGGATCTTCAGCCTATCTTaccaatgaaaaaaatattacatttaatgtcaaaaatattacttttcttTGTAGCTATGAGTCGAATCGACCCGTTTCACGAATATAGATCCGTGAAACCATCTTACATAACACATActctaaaaaataatacttttcatGTGTTGAGTCGAGTCAGAAATTTTTCTTACAAAATTAGCTCGTGAGACGTTTCACCTGAGTTTTTATCTTTAATTTAAACGACGAAGTGGTCTCTAGAAAATAATGCGATTCTTGGATAATAAACTAGTAGAATTTATAATTTAGAAATCATTAAGGATAAAATTTTGGGGAATAGTCAAGTGAAATCGAacttttagaatttatttcttctTGATAATTCATCTCGCGAATTCattattagttaattttatttatttcaaatgtAATTAATTGAAAATCACTCATCTTTGATAGAATTAAGATGACATtagtttcaaatatttttttttgacaagagttttaaatatttaatataatatcatttgaATAATTTCCTGTGGGATCGAGTTGAATTTTGTTTTCTATATTAAATTTTGACATAGCATGCTTGCATGCTTGCGAGTGAAATACTGCAACATAGATATGCACCCCATCTGGCTGAGCTATTTCCAATTAAGGAAGGAATCTTAACTATTCATCGGGATAGACTAATTGGATCCGTGGAATGTAACATCGATGCGGGTATTTTTTTTCTAGTCCTTTTCGTGCAGGTTTCGGTTGCATTTTAAGAGACGTGCGATGACTATTAATCTCTCCAATGCATGGAAGTATAGCACGAAATCATCACCCTTCAATGACGGATGTATTGGGCATTAGAGAAGCCCTCGGTTGGCTAATTAAAGAGTTTGGACGCTTGCAATATAACTGTTGAATCTGATGCTCAAATGGTGATTGTTGCTCTCATTGActcaaatatggatttttttagtTTCGGATTGGCTATAGATTACTGCAAAGATTAGCTTTGGAGCTATCAAATTGTAATTTCGTTTTTGCGAATAATCAGGCGGTTCATACACTAGTTAGGACCAGTGCTTCTATGTCTGATCACGTAGGATAGACTATCTCGTCTCCTACTTTAATTTATGATGTAATCACTCTTGATTTACATTAATAATATCATATcgttatgtaaaaaaaaaaactgcgaGTGTTTGACGCCTCTAATTAAATCTTCCAGGAGCAATTCTTTATTACTATAGGAAATTGGCCAATCAAGTGGCTAGTGGTCCATCTTCAAATTTATCATAGCAATATTTAATTTTCGGTTGTtgcacaaaaatattattatgggAAATCGAGACAAAATATTAttagaataaatagattttaaGTAGTATATAAAATCTAAATTTAAACTATAAATTACCGGTTCCTGATGATTCGATTAcatttttgttctcataattacaggtaattatataaaaaacaaaaaatccaaatttctggcaaataaataaataaaagagttatttgcatcaaccatccctgtgaaatattgaaaatgcacatttctcccatatgaaattttaataggcatcttcaaacctgaccttttaaaaaattagcacactcgtcccttcagatgagtgattgttgcgcacacgcccctcatgcgactgagaaaagattttgatttttttttgcatcaaatacccctatcaaatattaaaaatgcatatttgacccctgtgaaaataatttttaaatctattcaacccataatacacaatttttaataaaattcaattataaatatttagcaaacattttttgttttattaatttttattttttattttaaataaattatcattaattaattattttctaaaaaatattattactttatcctgttatcattattttattaaactcacttcGTATTTCCAAATTTTCCATTAAActtgcattcataaacaagtatttaaataatttcaagtaccaaaatattgaactaaactgataagttcaaacatattgctttttcgatttaggattatatattattgaaccaaaatttaaatatttcgagaatatgcattgcacaatttgtaataaataataaaaaaataacatgcttatataattctaaattgaaaaagtaacattcatgaacttatcatttggtttaatattttggtatttttagatatttaaattcttatttatgaatcatgtttaatgaagaagttgaaaacacgaagtgatttgataacataatgataacgagataaagtaataatttttttagaaataaattaatttaaaattataaatttaaaataaaaaataaaaacaaataaaattaaaaatatttggttcttatcatgcacttatcattttgatttaatatttaggtacttttaggtatttaaatctcgtttatgaatgcatttttaatggagaagttgaaaacaagaagaaagtttaataaaataattataacaagataaaataataatattttttagaaaacaattatataatcataataaatttaaaatttaaaataaaattaataaaacaaaaaatgtttgctaaatattttataattagattttaataaaaattgtgtattatgggttgaatagatttaaaaattattttcacagtggtcaaatatgcatttttaatatttcacgggggtatttggtgcaaaaaaaaatatcaaaatctttgcccagtcgcatgaggggcgcgtgtgCAACAATCACTTATTTGaagggcgagtgtgctaattttttaaaaggtcagggtttaagatgcctattaaaagtTCACAGGGGAGaaatgtgcattttcaatattttacatggGTGTTTGGTTCAAATaactcataaataaaataataatctaGCTAGGTTATCGCCTCCACGACGCTTTACAAGCCACGTGGTTCGACCAGGTAAACGTCGATGTTTCATTACCAGAAAATGAATATCCCTTGTACCTTCTCCAATCATGAACGACCGCCGTAAGATCCGCCAGCTTGGCAGCGATGTGGCGGCAGCAGTTGGCGTGGACGGTGGAGACCGCCGCGACGTCGCGGCTGTTCTGGCAGAATCCGCTGAAGTAGACGGTGTCGAGGAACCGGAGTTTTAGCCCTAATTTCATGGAGATTCCTGCAAGAATCAGGTTCTGCAGGACGTCCTGCTCCTTCAATTCGGTGGAGTTGTCTTTCTGAGAGTACCAAAATTCGAAGAGGGCGATGGTTCGGTTGTTGGATCGGATCATGTAGAAGCCTGTGTTGATTTGGTTTCGTATGGAGAATTGGTTCCCGTTGAACCTGTCGGTGCTGATTTGGAGGTCCGGGACATGGTCCGGATTCAGGTACGGGAATGGGTCTCTTAGCCATAGCACATCCGTGTCCTGTCCAAAGGAGAGAGAAAGGGGGTTGTTTTAGGGGCATTTtagtaataaaaaattataattatgattctatatattaaaatattgagGATTTGAATTATTTCTAGTGTTTTAATTGAGTGAATTGTGAATAAATCTCTAAACTCaaatttaacttttttataaattcctacaataaaaattctttcttaaaactccctaggaccaccaaacatggtcaaatcaaatgtttaattcttttacccaatttatgcatttatgtacTTCATTTATGCAATGTTGTACTCAATTATGTTACTTTGAATTATCCGtgaaaatggtatcagagctttaggttaattattcagacataatattattcgttaaatcATATATTCTTTGTTTTGGTGAAGATTTTTAACAAAACATGAATTCAAACGAATAATCGAACAAGAGGAAATTcaataaacaagttaatctagtTAAAATAGATTATCTACAACAGGATTTGGGTTTTGAAAAATCTGAAGggattaagaaatatgatttctaactccCAATTTTAGAAATTACCCTATACTCTTCTAAGCTCTCcgaagatcttagagaaattcaaaagacggcacaatattacagcaatcagctgtatgaaatacctcggaagattgaagaaatccttaagaaataagaagaaattattggaactctaaaggatcttcaaactaaaatcataaatctagaacacacttctggttctagaaatggaaatacaggaggaaggttaccactctcgtttggtaccgaacctttgttacatcagaaaggtaaaaccaaaatggttcaaaaacctttaactgatgatgaaatgatgattaatcttataaaagcagtatcagagaaaaacactatctgatgactactttagtaGGATTAAATcccgaggatctacaagatcttgcggattcttttgcaaATTTCAAAGTactagatctaaaaatgaattcccctgagggagaacaacccatagggaatcccccaagatatgtggttaaaatagAAGAatcacatagtgagttccatgttggagaaaattcacatccagcaggaaccagatcaagaaggagtaagataCCACTACATGAAAgtccttatggaaaaactgttttagactcgatacatccttatggggttatgttaaaccttaatgttctggacttcaaaaacagagaagatctcatagatgattggacatcagctatgagaatagcagcataaactttagatctcaataaagaaagatttatcaaacttctggaaatgagtctaatggaaTTTGTTaagatagcttgggaaatgactatgccagaaactaaAGAATCAGTCTTAGCATGAGAATCCCTaagcgagattggaggaagaatgaaTACCCTGTTTAAAGCACAATTTATAGGAGTGGACtgtttcaataatcaagatacagagaaaaagagaagatatactcaagctctgtatagtctTGAGTtgcatgatatctgtttagttgatgaatacattatgttattcaccaaatacaGATTGAGTTCGGGAGTCGAAGAAAacatagctattcagctatttttcgcaaaaatgccaaatCCGTGGAGAGAAATGTTGATAAAATATTACGTTCCAGGTAATCCAGACacattggcaagacgtgcctctttttttaaaggaaaattagcagaatggtgccatattacagcattacagaagaactacaagaaaataagggttatagataaacgtacacctttatgttgtagagaaaatgatcttccaacaaTCATTGGAAATAGAtaacagggatttaaaaggaagaaattcagaaataatctcAATAATAAAAGAATAAGAAGTTCTTGAAAatcaagaaca comes from Henckelia pumila isolate YLH828 chromosome 4, ASM3356847v2, whole genome shotgun sequence and encodes:
- the LOC140863700 gene encoding uncharacterized protein produces the protein MSVTAGVSDTVIAIRDKLRGKIGQTKVKRYWPGKAPEWADDNDEEGDIRTGKAAALERAFPSHEGAAIVRKDDPRLRRLAESRFDNRDEVREDHRRIRQAEIVSTVEEENRRQERLDMEDEDEDALEERRRRIREKLLLRQQEEAALLPEEEEEEVEEEEEEEESEYETDSEEEMMGIAMVKPVFVPKSERDTIAERERLEAEERALEEAVKKRIEERKRETKEIVIEKIREDQEIQRNMDSEANIADVDTDDDVNEAEEYEAWKAREIARIKRDRDIREAMLKEKEEIEKVRNMTEEERREWERKNPKPSGAPKQKWRFMQKYYHKGAFFQADPDDVGGTSGSSDIYTRDFSAPTGEDKMNKTILPKVMQVKHFGRSGRTKWTHLVNEDTTDWNNPWTYNDALRTKYNKKMAGMNPPIAKPKGSKKLKDWETR